From the genome of Leptotrichia sp. oral taxon 847:
TAAATATGAAGGAGAAAAGATATGAAAAAAGTATTTTTAATGTTAACATTGTTAGTTTTTGGACTAACTTCGTGCGGAGGAAGTAAATCAGCAAAGGACTCAAAAAAATTGAGAGTGGGATTAAATGCAGTATTTGCACCATTTGAATATAAAGAAAATGGTCAGGTTGTGGGATTTGATGTGGATTTAATAAATGAGATTGCAAAAGATTTAAATTATGAAACTGAAATTGTTGATCAGTCGTTTGATGGATTAATTCCTTCGTTAAAAGCAGGGAAGATTGATGTGATAGTGTCAGGAATGACAGCGACAGAAGACAGAAGAAAATCAGTGGATTTTACAGATGATTACTTTGTGTCAAAACAACTTTATATTAGAAAAAAAGGAAATAGTGCGGTTACATCATCAACTTTAAAAGGTAAAAAAATAGGAGTTCTACTTGGTTCAATACAGGAAATTTTAGCTAGAAAAATTGACGGAGCTATTGTTGTACCAAATAAAAGTATTGTAAATACAATTTTGGATTTAAAAATGGGAAAAGTTGACGCTCTTATACTGGACAATGTAGTTGCAATTGAATATATGAAAAAAAATCCTGAAATGGAAATTTTTTACGAAAAACAAGATAAAGAAGGAATGGCAATGGCATTTGACAAAGGAAAAGATACAGAATTAATCCAAAAGATAAATGCAGAACTTAAAAAATTAAAAGAAAATGGAAAATACGATGAATTACTTAAAAAATACAATCTTAATTTAAGTAAATAATCAACTTTTATGATAACTTTAGTTTTTGAAAATTAAAAGTTAAAGGAGGTAAAATTGATGAAAAAACCGGTAGTGTTAGCGATGTCCTCGCTTGTAGCAATGTCAGTGCCGACTGTTTCAGGTAAAGTGACAACTTCTGAAATGAGGAAAGAAATCATTCGTGCAAATATGGCTGATGTAACGGAAGAAGAGGAAGAAGATGATGTACCGACATTGGATCCGCCTAATCCTGAAAAGCCTGCGAATGACCCCGATTTAATAACGGTGTCGCTCACTCAGGACGGAATGGGAACAAAAATAGACAAAGTTAAAAATGATGCTCAAAAGAAAAGTTCCAATTTGAATTTTGCGCAAACAAAAACTTCTGAGTCAACTAGCGAAATTCCGTCAAATAAAAATGATAAGTTTGAGTTGACAAAATCTGATTTTGTTTCTCTTCGTTCTTATGATTTAGTTTTTGATAAAAATAGTGCTAAGTTAAAAAAAGGAGCGTATCCTGTGTTGGAAGATGTAAAAGCTTATGCTGAAAAAAATGATTTTTTGGTTTCGGTAGTTGGATATACTGATACAACTGGTATGAAAGGATATAATAAAAGATTGTCGAAAAAAAGGGCAGAAAGTGTAAGTTCTCGTCTTTTAAATATTGGACTTGCGGAAGATAGAATTGTAAGTGTGCTTGGACGAGGCGAAAAAAACCCTGTAAGTTCAAATGATACCGAAGAGGGAAGAGTTAAAAATAGAAGAGTGGAATTTAAATTTATAAAAAAAGGTCAAATATAAAAAATAATGTTTTAAAATAAATATTTGTAATTTTCAAGGCAAATTGTAAAAAAAACTGTTTCAAAATCAAAGTATTATGAAACAGTCTTTTTTTTATATGGCTATTTGTCTTTTTTTATGGCCTTTTTATTCCTATCTTCAACGTCTCCAAAAATATCTCTGAAAAATCCGACTTCCAGTTCTTTTGAAAAGACGTTTTTTAAAATAATCATAACAATAGGTCCAATTAAAAATCCACTGACTCCAAAAACTTTAAAGCCGGAATACATTGAAATAAGTGTAATTAAAGGATGGACTCCCAAATTTTGACTTATTAATTTTGGCTCCAGCATCTGTCTTACTGACATAATTATTAAATAACAAATAAGTAGTGCAATTCCTAATTTAATATTTCTTGTAGCAAAAGATAAAATAGACCACGGAATTAAAATTGTTCCAGCACCTAAAATTGGTAAAATATCAGCAATACAAATAATGATTGACATAAGAAGCGGATATGGTACATCAAGTTTTAAAAATGCCAGTAAGTTTAATAATATCAGTGATTCAATAAGACAAACAGTTCCTAAGATTGCCTGTGCTTTTAAATATGAAACAAGCACTGTAAACATTTCCGTTTTTATACTGAATATTTTATCAAGCCAGCTTTTTGGTAATTGATGTTCCAAATAATTAAGTATCTCATCTCTATCTAAAATCATAAAAAAAGTTGATAAAATTGTAATCACAACATATAAAATCAGAGTTGGAATAGATGTAACAAAACTTATGATGGCATTTATAAAAGAGCCAATTTTTACAGAACCTTTTGACACAAAGCTATTTATTGTGTTATTTAGTTGATCATTAAATCCTGCGGGGAAATTACCCAAATAAACATAAATTTTTCTAACATTTTCTGTCCATAATTTTTGAATATCGGTGCTATAACTGTTTAAATTTTGAGATAATTTGTAAATTTCACCAAAAAACTTTAACGACAGAACTCCAATAAGTCCAAAAAATATTATTAAAAATGTTACAATCGAAATTACGGAAGCAGCTTTTCTTGAAAACTTCAATTTATTCATTAAAAACCTTGTAAGTGGTCGAATTATTATTGAAATAAATAGTGCAAGAGTAAATGGAAATAAAAAAATTCCCAGTTTAAACAGCAAAAAAACTACTAATAAAATTAGAGCTATGTATACAATAAAATATAATTTTTTAAAGTCAAAATCTTTATAACTAGCCATGAATACTCCTTTATTTTTATTGTTTTTGTATATTATATACTAAAATGATATAATTGTAAATGATTGATGGTTTAAAAATTTTAGGGGCAGATTTTTTAATTTCAAATTTTTTAGGTTATTCTTGATTACAAGATGTTATTTTGTTTAATATTATTTTTTTATTTTTTACATAAGGGGAAAGGACCGCCATTTCCCCTTATAATCCCCACGCTC
Proteins encoded in this window:
- a CDS encoding basic amino acid ABC transporter substrate-binding protein, producing MKKVFLMLTLLVFGLTSCGGSKSAKDSKKLRVGLNAVFAPFEYKENGQVVGFDVDLINEIAKDLNYETEIVDQSFDGLIPSLKAGKIDVIVSGMTATEDRRKSVDFTDDYFVSKQLYIRKKGNSAVTSSTLKGKKIGVLLGSIQEILARKIDGAIVVPNKSIVNTILDLKMGKVDALILDNVVAIEYMKKNPEMEIFYEKQDKEGMAMAFDKGKDTELIQKINAELKKLKENGKYDELLKKYNLNLSK
- a CDS encoding OmpA family protein, which encodes MKKPVVLAMSSLVAMSVPTVSGKVTTSEMRKEIIRANMADVTEEEEEDDVPTLDPPNPEKPANDPDLITVSLTQDGMGTKIDKVKNDAQKKSSNLNFAQTKTSESTSEIPSNKNDKFELTKSDFVSLRSYDLVFDKNSAKLKKGAYPVLEDVKAYAEKNDFLVSVVGYTDTTGMKGYNKRLSKKRAESVSSRLLNIGLAEDRIVSVLGRGEKNPVSSNDTEEGRVKNRRVEFKFIKKGQI
- the ytvI gene encoding sporulation integral membrane protein YtvI, which codes for MASYKDFDFKKLYFIVYIALILLVVFLLFKLGIFLFPFTLALFISIIIRPLTRFLMNKLKFSRKAASVISIVTFLIIFFGLIGVLSLKFFGEIYKLSQNLNSYSTDIQKLWTENVRKIYVYLGNFPAGFNDQLNNTINSFVSKGSVKIGSFINAIISFVTSIPTLILYVVITILSTFFMILDRDEILNYLEHQLPKSWLDKIFSIKTEMFTVLVSYLKAQAILGTVCLIESLILLNLLAFLKLDVPYPLLMSIIICIADILPILGAGTILIPWSILSFATRNIKLGIALLICYLIIMSVRQMLEPKLISQNLGVHPLITLISMYSGFKVFGVSGFLIGPIVMIILKNVFSKELEVGFFRDIFGDVEDRNKKAIKKDK